The Euphorbia lathyris chromosome 2, ddEupLath1.1, whole genome shotgun sequence genome includes a window with the following:
- the LOC136217095 gene encoding uncharacterized protein: MKLLIFFTIFILTFTTITLALTPCKTTCATIPIRYPFAVDDGCGAPQFRSMFNCSVADQSLFFTTPSGSYKVQNIDYEKKQIEIYDPAMSTCSILQPNHHFTMTELQSYLIPPTPDTVFALLNCSIDSPVLNRYRNLCFNFSGHSCDELYDSCNAFRVFRGLVSNNNNGSDSNGEISPVGSGSGGSSSPVPACCFTGYDTVKYMSMDILDCSHYTTVVNSDDLRGIGPLDWVYGIKLSFSMPENGCRRCTDSGGTCGFDTETEGMLCLCSASSNATRECGVGSITAGGGRGHSVRRTFHVFVLVSSVLLVIFGLW; encoded by the exons atgaaactcTTAATCTTCTTCACCATCTTCATTCTCACATTCACAACCATAACCCTAGCTCTAACCCCCTGCAAAACCACATGCGCCACCATCCCCATCCGCTACCCCTTCGCCGTCGACGATGGCTGCGGCGCTCCACAATTCCGCTCCATGTTCAATTGCAGCGTCGCCGATCAAAGCCTATTCTTCACAACTCCATCCGGATCCTACAAAGTCCAAAACATCGATTACGAGAAAAAACAAATCGAAATCTACGATCCAGCAATGTCTACCTGCTCGATTCTTCAACCTAATCATCATTTCACAATGACGGAATTACAATCTTACCTCATTCCCCCAACTCCAGACACAGTTTTCGCGCTTCTCAATTGCTCAATCGACTCTCCGGTTCTTAATCGGTACAGGAATCTCTGCTTCAATTTCTCCGGTCACTCATGTGATGAACTCTACGATTCGTGCAATGCTTTCAGAGTCTTCCGTGGTTTGgttagtaataataataatggaagTGATAGTAATGGTGAGATCTCTCCGGTTGGGAGTGGGAGTGGTGGTAGTTCTTCTCCGGTTCCGGCGTGTTGTTTTACGGGGTATGATACGGTGAAGTATATGAGTATGGATATTTTGGATTGTAGTCATTATACTACGGTGGTTAATAGTGATGATTTGAGAGGAATTGGACCGTTGGATTGGGTTTATGGGATTAAGCTTTCGTTTAGTATGCCGGAAAATGGATGCCGGAGATGTACGGATTCTGGAGGAACTTGTGGGTTTGATACTGAAACGGAAGGAATGCTCTGTCTTTGCTCTGCTTCTTCTAATGCTACTAGAGAATGCG GTGTGGGAAGTATTACAGCTGGAGGTGGAAGAGGCCATTCTGTAAGGAGGACTTTTCATGTATTTGTTCTAGTTTCAAGTGTATTATTAGTCATATTTGGATTATGGTAG